Proteins encoded within one genomic window of Gloeobacter kilaueensis JS1:
- the bioD gene encoding dethiobiotin synthase, whose amino-acid sequence MAGWLVSATDTGAGKTLLTAAIAAWWLAHRRTPVAILKLVQCGPGDCEYYRAVFGNDLSVLNPQSFQAPLAPPLAAAQEGRSVDIGLLWQTYREAGDAHDLVLVEGVGGLGCPLGWDYSVADLARDWRLPVLLAAPVRLGVIGQLVAHTGFARALKLDLRAIVLSETSPLPPEQHSVWANTALIENLCHLPVLGTLPHLADPTDRPALIAAGSTLWLEGAGILRAFPQK is encoded by the coding sequence ATGGCAGGCTGGCTGGTGAGCGCCACCGACACCGGGGCGGGCAAGACACTGCTTACCGCCGCTATCGCTGCCTGGTGGCTCGCCCATCGCCGCACCCCGGTTGCCATCCTCAAGCTCGTCCAGTGCGGACCAGGCGACTGCGAGTACTACCGCGCCGTCTTCGGCAATGATCTGAGCGTCCTCAATCCGCAGTCGTTCCAAGCACCCCTTGCCCCGCCGTTAGCCGCCGCCCAGGAGGGCCGGAGCGTCGATATCGGGCTGTTGTGGCAGACCTACCGCGAGGCGGGCGACGCCCACGACCTGGTGCTGGTGGAGGGCGTGGGCGGCCTCGGCTGTCCGCTGGGCTGGGATTACAGCGTGGCGGATCTGGCCCGCGACTGGCGGTTGCCGGTCCTGCTCGCCGCTCCTGTGCGGCTGGGGGTCATCGGTCAACTGGTGGCCCATACCGGCTTTGCCCGTGCCCTCAAACTCGACCTGCGCGCCATCGTCCTCTCCGAAACCTCACCCCTCCCGCCCGAGCAGCATTCTGTCTGGGCGAACACCGCCCTCATCGAAAACCTTTGCCATCTGCCGGTGCTCGGCACCCTGCCCCACCTGGCAGATCCCACCGACCGCCCCGCCTTGATCGCTGCGGGCAGTACCCTCTGGCTGGAGGGAGCCGGGATTTTACGAGCATTTCCCCAAAAGTGA
- the dcd gene encoding dCTP deaminase: MLNSDSWIKQRAAEGMIAPFEAELVRSVHEGGHWHRVLSYGLSSAGYDIRLSAGEFKVFRRVPGARPINPKRFDSSCLEDMPLMSGPEGDYFILPANSLALAHSVEHFRMPDNVVGVTTCKSTYIRSGVNIPITILEPGWTGVLTLEIANPTPCDVMVYPNEGIAQVLFFTTDQVPEVTYATRKGGPGKYQSQEQRIVLPQV; encoded by the coding sequence ATGCTCAACAGTGATAGCTGGATCAAACAGCGCGCTGCCGAGGGGATGATCGCTCCTTTTGAAGCTGAGCTGGTGCGCAGCGTCCACGAGGGCGGCCACTGGCACCGGGTACTCAGCTACGGGCTGTCCTCGGCGGGCTACGACATCCGACTGTCGGCGGGCGAATTCAAGGTCTTCCGCCGGGTGCCGGGGGCGCGGCCCATCAACCCCAAGCGCTTCGACAGCAGCTGCCTCGAAGACATGCCGCTCATGAGTGGGCCGGAGGGCGACTACTTCATCCTGCCTGCCAACTCCCTCGCCCTCGCCCACTCGGTCGAGCACTTCCGGATGCCCGACAACGTCGTGGGCGTCACCACCTGCAAGAGCACCTATATCCGTTCCGGCGTCAATATCCCGATTACGATTCTGGAGCCGGGCTGGACGGGCGTGCTCACCCTTGAGATCGCCAATCCCACCCCCTGCGATGTGATGGTCTACCCCAACGAAGGGATTGCCCAGGTGCTGTTCTTCACCACCGATCAGGTGCCCGAAGTCACCTACGCCACCCGCAAAGGTGGCCCTGGCAAATACCAGTCTCAGGAGCAGCGCATCGTCCTGCCCCAGGTCTGA
- a CDS encoding P-loop NTPase family protein yields the protein MVAQVDSTNSMSKAVIPSLALQGTIQIVTGPDRRFNAAVIAQALRIAGQGTPALVVQFLKGGIGQGPDNPMYLCQGLRWVRCDVGRCLDTPHLEVEEQKAMHELWKYTRRAINSGRFGLVVLDELSLAIRFGLIPESEVVELLQQRPSYMDIILTGPEMPAALTLLADQVTELRKNQPQP from the coding sequence ATGGTAGCGCAAGTGGATTCCACGAACTCCATGTCCAAGGCCGTCATTCCCTCGCTCGCACTGCAGGGCACCATTCAGATCGTCACCGGTCCCGATCGGCGCTTCAACGCGGCGGTGATCGCCCAGGCGCTCCGGATAGCCGGGCAGGGTACACCGGCGCTTGTCGTTCAATTTCTCAAAGGTGGCATCGGCCAGGGTCCGGACAACCCCATGTATCTCTGCCAGGGATTGCGCTGGGTGCGCTGCGACGTGGGCCGCTGCCTCGACACGCCCCATCTCGAAGTCGAAGAGCAAAAGGCGATGCACGAGCTGTGGAAGTACACCCGGCGGGCGATCAATAGCGGGCGCTTTGGCCTGGTGGTGCTCGACGAGCTGAGCCTGGCAATCCGCTTCGGCCTCATCCCCGAAAGTGAAGTGGTCGAGTTGTTGCAGCAGCGCCCCTCCTACATGGATATCATTTTGACTGGCCCTGAGATGCCCGCTGCGCTCACGCTGCTTGCCGATCAGGTGACCGAGCTGCGCAAAAACCAGCCCCAGCCTTAG
- a CDS encoding J domain-containing protein, with protein sequence MRTLDYYRVLGVPPGASERDIRQAYRLLSKQYHPDISPLAPEEALEKFKQINEAYATLTHPIKRSHYDQSLGLTRTATAVYQQRPVSSSVPTRRRPVRAEITERPLSPTEIFALFILGLAFVASLVLVFVVDWLQG encoded by the coding sequence ATGAGAACGCTGGATTACTATCGGGTGCTGGGAGTGCCGCCGGGTGCGAGTGAGCGCGACATTCGCCAGGCTTATCGTCTGCTGTCAAAGCAGTACCATCCGGATATTTCCCCCCTCGCACCCGAGGAAGCCCTCGAAAAGTTCAAGCAGATCAACGAGGCTTACGCTACCCTCACCCATCCGATCAAGCGCTCGCACTACGACCAGAGCCTCGGGTTGACCCGCACCGCCACCGCCGTCTACCAGCAGCGGCCCGTCTCCTCCTCCGTCCCGACCCGCAGGCGACCGGTGCGCGCCGAGATCACCGAGCGGCCCCTTTCGCCCACCGAGATCTTTGCTCTGTTTATTCTCGGTCTGGCCTTCGTCGCCTCGCTGGTGCTGGTCTTCGTCGTCGATTGGCTGCAGGGTTAA
- a CDS encoding DUF3143 domain-containing protein, translated as MHSLPSADTPLYNHPLHQIENWLRGQNCVRDEEEQHCWHLQRPHWKATLCLEETVLKVDYEFAPSQNKTLSFPYSLSRQDVEQAIFAFEPPQN; from the coding sequence ATGCACTCGCTGCCCTCGGCTGATACGCCGCTTTATAATCATCCACTGCACCAGATCGAAAACTGGCTGCGCGGACAGAACTGTGTGCGCGACGAGGAGGAGCAGCACTGCTGGCACCTGCAGCGCCCCCACTGGAAGGCGACGCTGTGCTTAGAAGAGACGGTGCTCAAGGTCGATTACGAGTTTGCCCCCAGCCAGAACAAGACGCTTTCTTTTCCCTATTCGCTGTCGCGCCAGGACGTGGAGCAGGCAATCTTTGCCTTCGAGCCGCCCCAGAACTAG
- a CDS encoding sulfotransferase family 2 domain-containing protein translates to MGEREPLIIFLHIPKTGGTTLESILKKQYGEENGLRVDLARINDAAGAVRAREILRSSPECRFVSGHFTMGLAPHTQVLTPSCYITLLREPVERVVSDYFFILQTPEHPLHELVTQQRLSLKDYLLHDLCVGTDNYQTRTLCNRSPDSQYGDWTCTQQMYEEAKENLEKWFPVVGLLERFDESLLLWRSLFGWKLPLYVRRNANSRRKSVREISSEVRAIVEQVNRYDTQLYAHACLLFEQHIQRIGTVPFAQQLLCFRLFNRWYGYNCAKSARPTPASRWQALFLEKVRETL, encoded by the coding sequence ATGGGTGAACGGGAGCCTTTGATTATTTTCTTACACATCCCGAAGACCGGCGGGACGACCCTCGAAAGCATCCTCAAAAAGCAGTACGGCGAAGAAAACGGGTTACGAGTCGATCTTGCCCGGATCAATGACGCTGCAGGAGCAGTACGGGCCAGAGAAATCCTTCGCTCCTCTCCAGAGTGCCGGTTCGTCAGCGGCCACTTCACCATGGGTCTTGCCCCGCACACCCAGGTTTTGACTCCCAGTTGCTATATCACGCTGTTGCGCGAACCGGTAGAGCGGGTGGTCTCCGACTATTTTTTTATCTTGCAAACACCCGAGCATCCCCTTCACGAACTGGTCACCCAGCAGAGGCTGAGCTTGAAGGACTATCTTCTGCACGATCTTTGTGTTGGAACCGATAATTACCAGACCCGCACCCTGTGCAACCGGTCGCCCGATAGTCAGTATGGAGACTGGACCTGCACCCAGCAGATGTACGAGGAGGCAAAGGAAAATCTCGAAAAATGGTTTCCGGTCGTGGGGTTGTTGGAGCGATTTGACGAATCGCTTTTGCTCTGGCGGTCTCTTTTTGGCTGGAAGCTGCCGCTGTATGTGCGCAGGAACGCCAATTCCAGGCGCAAGTCAGTCCGTGAGATTTCAAGTGAAGTGCGGGCAATTGTCGAACAGGTAAACCGGTACGACACCCAGCTCTACGCCCACGCCTGTTTGCTTTTTGAGCAACACATCCAAAGAATTGGCACTGTACCCTTCGCACAACAACTGCTGTGTTTTCGGCTGTTCAATCGCTGGTATGGCTACAACTGCGCCAAAAGCGCTCGTCCCACCCCGGCCAGCCGCTGGCAGGCTCTGTTTTTAGAAAAAGTAAGAGAAACCCTGTGA
- a CDS encoding RNA-guided endonuclease InsQ/TnpB family protein codes for MNRWLDMLRSQYNWLLAERFDWWELNRCPVNACPLTSSIAPPKEQPDYYSQKRSLVTLKKERSGYKEIHSQVLQDMVKRVGLAFDRYLKGDSKGKRSGKPRFKGKGRYHSFTYTQADNDWIVGNLVNLPKLGSIKLIQHRPLPEGFDVKTACISKKADGWYITFSLLDESVPTINPDIDVKKGVGIDLGLKDFLVTGDGLHVPIPQYYRKAEKRLAKEERKLARKKNKASKRRAKRVCKVAKLHAKVANQRKDFHHKTAVLLLRKYEVIAHENLNIKGLARTHLAKSVHDAGWGTFITILANKAEKAGCLTIGVNPSGTTQMCSDCDAHVAKTLSDRRHCCPHCGLELDRDENSGRNMWKRAEGHPVLKARGVRSTSWTVKREAHPIPLCG; via the coding sequence TTGAATCGTTGGCTTGATATGTTGCGCTCTCAGTACAACTGGCTACTTGCCGAACGCTTTGATTGGTGGGAACTTAATCGTTGCCCAGTTAATGCCTGCCCTCTCACTTCAAGCATCGCCCCACCCAAAGAACAGCCTGATTACTACAGTCAGAAACGTTCTCTCGTGACGCTTAAAAAAGAACGTTCTGGGTACAAAGAGATTCACTCCCAAGTGCTTCAAGATATGGTCAAACGCGTGGGACTTGCTTTTGACCGTTACTTGAAGGGTGATAGTAAAGGCAAGCGTAGTGGTAAACCGAGATTCAAAGGAAAAGGTCGCTACCATTCATTCACTTACACACAAGCTGATAATGATTGGATTGTTGGAAATTTGGTAAACTTGCCCAAGCTTGGCAGTATCAAACTGATTCAACATCGTCCTTTGCCTGAAGGTTTCGATGTTAAGACGGCTTGTATCAGCAAGAAAGCAGACGGTTGGTACATTACTTTCAGTCTGCTTGATGAATCTGTACCAACGATTAATCCTGATATTGATGTAAAGAAAGGTGTAGGTATTGACCTTGGCTTAAAAGATTTTCTAGTCACCGGCGATGGCTTACATGTTCCCATTCCCCAGTACTACAGGAAAGCCGAAAAGCGCTTGGCAAAGGAAGAACGCAAGCTTGCTCGCAAAAAGAATAAGGCGAGTAAGCGCAGGGCTAAGCGAGTTTGCAAAGTTGCAAAACTTCATGCCAAAGTCGCAAATCAACGCAAAGACTTCCATCACAAGACAGCAGTTTTACTATTGCGAAAATACGAGGTTATTGCTCATGAGAACTTAAATATCAAAGGTTTGGCAAGAACTCATCTTGCCAAATCAGTGCATGATGCTGGTTGGGGAACATTCATTACAATCTTGGCAAACAAAGCTGAAAAAGCTGGGTGCTTAACGATTGGAGTGAATCCATCTGGTACAACGCAAATGTGTTCCGATTGCGATGCTCATGTTGCCAAAACTCTAAGCGATAGACGGCATTGTTGCCCGCACTGTGGCTTGGAGTTGGATAGAGATGAAAACTCAGGTCGGAACATGTGGAAAAGGGCGGAGGGTCATCCCGTTCTTAAAGCTCGTGGAGTCCGAAGCACTAGCTGGACTGTGAAGCGAGAAGCCCACCCTATACCGCTATGCGGTTAG
- a CDS encoding RNA-guided endonuclease InsQ/TnpB family protein, producing the protein MCNQNHCLSKQLARQPQFTTFVLEDLSGIRAKRRGKKLNKWLSSWTFRQFEMFLGYKAEALGKRVVFVDPRYTSQKCNRCGHTAKANRCKARFHCKACGFKAHADTNAAMNIRDNYILSCAFGSQGQGTVNCPYVSEIASRDKPLGLR; encoded by the coding sequence ATGTGCAACCAAAATCATTGCCTCAGCAAGCAGCTAGCCCGTCAACCTCAGTTCACGACTTTTGTACTTGAAGACCTCTCTGGTATTCGTGCGAAGCGTCGGGGCAAGAAGTTGAATAAGTGGTTATCAAGTTGGACGTTCCGCCAATTTGAAATGTTCTTAGGCTATAAAGCTGAGGCACTGGGTAAGCGAGTCGTCTTCGTAGACCCTCGTTACACCAGCCAGAAATGCAACCGATGCGGCCACACAGCAAAGGCTAACCGTTGCAAGGCTCGATTCCACTGCAAAGCGTGTGGCTTCAAAGCTCATGCTGATACCAATGCAGCGATGAACATTCGGGATAACTACATTCTCTCTTGCGCCTTTGGGTCGCAAGGGCAGGGCACAGTCAATTGCCCGTATGTCTCCGAGATAGCATCGAGAGACAAGCCTCTAGGCTTGCGCTAG
- a CDS encoding class I SAM-dependent methyltransferase, producing MVQLPWNLFSFEDPLFAIDDVAGEAAQFDQMRQLWDANARHNPLTSCDFFCGGFAEVFEQNGERIAGFLHRRLELSTASRLLDLGGGIGRIARYLASRVDQYTLAEISPEMLAKARTHLRDLPVQPVLLENSRLPWPEASFSHCIAIDLVPHLPRPVLEAYFVEVARVLVPGGLFLLTTSVAPAPSARSDSQPGRQLLRLLGLKPIPIGAHTASVLAQLIEQDAPLHLHLQGNDFPNQLPMLPVQVPFANCYLLFEKRSVDEAK from the coding sequence ATGGTCCAACTACCCTGGAACCTGTTTAGCTTCGAAGATCCGCTCTTTGCCATCGACGACGTCGCCGGTGAGGCGGCCCAGTTCGATCAGATGCGGCAACTCTGGGACGCAAACGCCCGGCACAACCCCCTGACGAGCTGCGATTTTTTCTGCGGCGGCTTTGCGGAGGTGTTCGAGCAAAACGGCGAGCGCATCGCCGGATTTTTGCACCGCCGCCTGGAGCTATCTACGGCTAGCCGCCTGCTCGATCTAGGCGGCGGCATTGGCCGCATCGCCCGCTACCTCGCTTCCCGAGTGGACCAGTACACGCTCGCTGAGATCTCCCCCGAGATGCTGGCAAAAGCCCGTACCCATCTTCGAGATCTCCCGGTCCAGCCGGTGCTATTGGAAAACAGCCGTCTACCCTGGCCAGAGGCAAGTTTCAGCCACTGCATCGCCATCGACCTTGTACCCCACCTGCCCAGGCCGGTGCTCGAAGCCTACTTCGTCGAAGTGGCGCGGGTGCTCGTGCCGGGGGGACTTTTTTTGCTCACCACCAGCGTCGCTCCCGCTCCATCCGCACGAAGCGACTCCCAACCAGGCCGTCAACTGCTGCGCCTGCTGGGCCTCAAGCCGATCCCGATCGGTGCCCATACTGCCTCTGTTCTGGCGCAGTTGATCGAGCAGGACGCCCCTTTGCATCTGCACCTGCAGGGCAACGATTTTCCTAACCAGCTGCCGATGCTGCCGGTGCAGGTGCCCTTTGCCAACTGTTATCTGCTCTTCGAGAAACGCTCAGTAGACGAAGCTAAATAA
- a CDS encoding amidohydrolase family protein, with protein MVAIVASVPTAASAAPGVVAIRAGRLVDVVNAQVLSDQTIVIEGERIRSVGPSAGASGPVGAQVIDLSRATVLPGLIDAHTHLTSDPQLGGYRSLGVSAVREALYGARAARMTLQAGFTTVRNVGASAYGDVALRDAINDGDIPGPRMLVSGPALGIKGGHCDNNLLAPDYNYTGEGVADGPWAARAKVREVVKYGADLIKICATGGVLSKGDEPGAEQYSLEEMQAIVEEAHKLGRKVAAHAHGTAGIKDAIVAGVDSVEHASLIDTEGIRLARQKGTWLVMDIYNDDFILQEGEKAGILPESIEKERKIGKLQRENFERAVKGGDRIAFGTDAGVYPHGDNAKQFFYMVKYGMTPMQAIEAATVNAAQLLGLQEQVGAIAPGRYADIVAVDGDPLQDITALTKVRFVMKGGQVYKAP; from the coding sequence TTGGTGGCGATTGTGGCCAGTGTGCCGACCGCCGCATCGGCAGCGCCGGGAGTGGTCGCGATCCGGGCCGGGCGGCTGGTGGACGTGGTGAACGCCCAGGTGTTGAGCGATCAGACGATCGTGATCGAGGGCGAGCGCATCCGCTCGGTCGGGCCGAGCGCGGGGGCGAGCGGCCCTGTCGGCGCACAGGTAATCGACCTCAGCCGCGCCACGGTGCTGCCGGGGCTTATCGACGCCCACACCCACCTCACCAGTGACCCGCAGTTGGGCGGCTACCGCAGTCTGGGGGTCTCGGCGGTGCGCGAGGCACTCTACGGCGCACGGGCAGCCCGGATGACCCTGCAGGCCGGTTTTACGACCGTGCGCAACGTCGGCGCTTCCGCCTACGGCGATGTCGCCCTGCGCGATGCAATTAACGACGGCGACATTCCCGGTCCCCGGATGCTCGTCTCCGGACCTGCCCTCGGGATCAAAGGCGGCCACTGCGACAACAACCTGCTTGCCCCCGACTACAACTACACCGGCGAGGGGGTGGCCGACGGTCCCTGGGCCGCCCGCGCGAAGGTGCGCGAGGTGGTGAAATACGGAGCGGACTTGATCAAAATTTGTGCCACCGGCGGTGTGCTCTCCAAAGGCGATGAGCCGGGGGCCGAACAGTACAGCCTCGAAGAGATGCAGGCGATCGTCGAAGAAGCGCACAAGCTCGGGCGCAAGGTAGCCGCCCACGCCCACGGCACCGCCGGGATTAAAGACGCGATCGTGGCCGGGGTCGATTCGGTCGAGCACGCCAGCTTGATCGACACAGAAGGCATCCGCCTCGCTCGCCAGAAGGGCACCTGGCTGGTGATGGACATCTACAACGACGACTTTATTCTCCAGGAGGGCGAGAAGGCGGGCATCCTCCCCGAGTCGATCGAAAAGGAGCGCAAGATCGGCAAACTGCAGCGCGAGAACTTCGAGCGCGCCGTCAAAGGCGGCGACCGGATCGCCTTCGGCACCGACGCCGGGGTGTATCCCCACGGCGACAACGCGAAGCAGTTTTTTTACATGGTCAAGTACGGCATGACCCCGATGCAGGCCATCGAGGCGGCAACGGTGAACGCCGCTCAACTGCTTGGACTGCAAGAACAGGTAGGCGCGATAGCACCGGGCCGCTACGCCGATATCGTCGCCGTCGATGGCGATCCACTGCAGGATATAACGGCACTCACAAAGGTCCGCTTCGTGATGAAGGGCGGACAGGTGTACAAAGCGCCTTAG
- a CDS encoding phytoene desaturase family protein, which translates to MEDFDYVVLGAGLGGLSAAACLARQGHRVVVLEKHYLPGGCCHTFEYGDYRFCADVHYISQCQPQGTIGRFLRYIEHEVDFVSLDSDCIDRVITPEANFKIPLGWSRLRERLLQTFPEHAEPIRRYCWAIERLHEQTCELQRQVRWYDQKWSDWLKLPKYWYLFQHRNWTLQDLYDAVGLPPVLQAILAGQSGDYALPPEEIALITHTSLVSDYAEGAYYPRRHFHHFVNTIAQAITARGGVIHYRTPVEQIQLERHGITGVVAGGRLYRGRAYISDLDPKLTVQLMDKPHLISEGERRRMSDYEYSASAYNIYLGLDRAFVPERYGIGNWNIWYYPDGDLNRAYRRQLADNLERPWIFLSCPTSKSPEPGMAPPGNHVLEIATVCAYEPFAHLHHNDLSAYRARKREVYRQLMASVRDLIPDIDRYIRMKIFGTPTTSAYYLGQPQGNIYGAKLIPRQVGLGRLGYRTELANLFLVGASAGYPSVPGVIGNGMDVSELVSGEATDRRAERLVTGRQR; encoded by the coding sequence ATGGAAGACTTTGACTATGTTGTTCTGGGAGCAGGATTGGGTGGGCTTTCGGCGGCTGCCTGTCTTGCCCGCCAGGGCCATCGGGTAGTTGTACTCGAAAAACATTATCTGCCGGGCGGTTGCTGCCATACATTTGAGTACGGCGACTATCGCTTCTGCGCCGACGTCCACTATATTTCTCAATGCCAGCCGCAAGGAACGATCGGACGCTTTTTGCGCTATATCGAGCACGAAGTCGATTTTGTCTCGCTCGATTCTGACTGTATCGACCGGGTCATTACACCGGAGGCTAACTTTAAGATTCCCCTTGGTTGGTCCAGGCTGCGCGAGCGGCTATTGCAAACTTTTCCAGAACATGCAGAGCCAATTCGGCGCTACTGCTGGGCGATCGAGCGCCTGCACGAGCAGACTTGCGAACTGCAGCGGCAGGTGCGCTGGTACGATCAAAAATGGTCGGACTGGCTGAAGTTGCCAAAGTACTGGTATCTGTTTCAGCACCGCAACTGGACCCTGCAGGATCTCTACGACGCCGTCGGACTGCCGCCCGTTCTGCAGGCGATTCTGGCGGGGCAGAGCGGCGATTACGCCCTGCCGCCCGAGGAGATTGCCCTCATCACCCACACCTCGCTGGTGAGCGACTACGCGGAGGGCGCTTATTATCCAAGGCGGCACTTTCATCACTTCGTCAACACGATTGCCCAGGCGATTACGGCACGGGGCGGCGTCATCCACTACCGTACGCCCGTCGAGCAGATTCAGCTTGAGCGCCACGGGATCACCGGTGTGGTGGCCGGAGGCAGACTGTATCGGGGCCGGGCCTACATCAGCGACCTCGATCCAAAGCTGACCGTGCAGTTGATGGACAAACCCCACCTGATCAGCGAGGGTGAGCGGCGGCGGATGAGCGACTACGAGTATTCCGCCAGCGCTTACAACATCTATCTGGGGCTGGACCGGGCCTTTGTGCCCGAGCGCTACGGCATCGGCAACTGGAACATCTGGTACTATCCCGACGGCGACCTCAACCGCGCCTACCGCCGGCAGTTGGCCGATAACCTCGAACGGCCCTGGATCTTTTTGTCGTGCCCGACCAGCAAATCGCCGGAGCCAGGGATGGCCCCCCCAGGCAACCACGTGCTTGAGATCGCCACCGTCTGCGCCTACGAGCCCTTCGCCCACCTGCACCACAACGATCTGAGCGCCTACCGGGCCCGCAAGCGGGAAGTCTACCGGCAGTTGATGGCGAGTGTGCGCGACTTGATCCCGGACATCGACCGCTATATCCGCATGAAGATCTTTGGCACACCGACCACGAGCGCCTACTACCTGGGCCAGCCCCAGGGCAACATCTACGGAGCCAAACTCATCCCCCGCCAGGTGGGCTTGGGCCGCCTCGGTTACCGCACCGAGCTGGCAAATCTGTTTTTAGTCGGTGCGAGCGCCGGTTATCCGAGCGTTCCGGGGGTGATCGGCAACGGCATGGACGTGAGCGAACTGGTGAGCGGTGAAGCGACTGACCGCCGAGCGGAGCGCCTGGTGACAGGCCGGCAGCGCTAA
- a CDS encoding amidohydrolase family protein, with product MRQNDRVDLCVENVRLIAAPTSVTIAGGVFAHIGSPPPRTGIYIDGGGCWLLPGLVNAHDHLGLDLLPRLGAPPYPNSIAWGEAVYRPRDSPLREVLGLSYSERLFWGAYRNLLAGVTTVQHHDRSHWCLGRLPVRVPAYRWLHRPAGSLGGSYGRGGPLFVHCAEGIDTASFTEVQALQARGLLGPASVLIHGIAIGDADIDLLARTGTAVVCCPTSNLFLFGRTAPIEKLQQAGVPLALGTDSTASGSLNLLEELRAASALVEAAPLVGMVTADAARILGVPQLGRIAPAAPGDCILIDNPQARTAEEALLNARPEQLRLVLVGGVPRLVREPFMALRGRLQAIAVDGEPTWLAGPIGLLLRRLRSRLGDGPYFGRRLAPLGRL from the coding sequence ATGCGCCAGAATGACCGGGTGGATCTGTGCGTCGAAAACGTTCGCCTCATAGCGGCTCCGACGAGCGTCACAATTGCCGGGGGGGTATTTGCGCATATTGGTTCACCGCCGCCGCGCACCGGGATATACATCGATGGCGGCGGATGCTGGCTTTTGCCGGGGCTGGTGAACGCCCACGATCACCTGGGCCTCGATCTGTTGCCCCGGCTCGGCGCACCGCCCTATCCCAATAGCATTGCCTGGGGCGAGGCGGTCTACCGGCCCAGAGACTCTCCCCTGCGCGAGGTGCTCGGGCTCTCCTACAGCGAGCGGCTTTTCTGGGGCGCTTACCGCAATTTGCTTGCCGGGGTGACGACCGTCCAGCACCACGACCGGAGCCACTGGTGCTTGGGACGGTTGCCGGTGCGGGTGCCCGCCTACCGCTGGCTGCACCGGCCCGCAGGCTCACTGGGCGGCAGCTATGGCCGGGGCGGGCCGCTATTTGTCCACTGCGCCGAAGGAATAGATACCGCCAGTTTTACGGAAGTGCAGGCTCTACAGGCGCGGGGATTGTTGGGACCGGCGAGCGTGCTTATCCATGGGATCGCCATCGGCGACGCGGACATCGATCTACTGGCTCGAACGGGCACCGCCGTCGTCTGCTGCCCGACAAGCAACCTGTTTTTGTTTGGGCGCACCGCCCCGATCGAAAAATTGCAGCAGGCGGGGGTGCCCCTTGCTCTGGGCACCGACTCGACCGCAAGCGGCAGCCTGAATCTGCTGGAGGAGTTGCGTGCAGCCTCCGCCCTGGTGGAGGCCGCCCCACTGGTGGGGATGGTCACTGCCGACGCTGCCCGGATCCTGGGCGTGCCGCAACTGGGACGAATCGCCCCGGCAGCTCCCGGCGATTGCATCTTGATCGATAATCCCCAGGCCCGGACGGCGGAAGAGGCACTGCTCAACGCCCGACCAGAACAGCTGCGCCTGGTGCTGGTGGGCGGTGTACCCCGGCTGGTGCGCGAGCCTTTTATGGCACTGCGCGGACGCCTGCAGGCCATCGCCGTAGACGGTGAACCAACCTGGCTGGCGGGACCGATTGGCCTGCTGCTGCGCCGGTTGCGGTCGCGATTGGGCGATGGCCCTTACTTTGGCCGGAGGCTCGCTCCACTGGGCAGGCTATAG